From the Aquitalea magnusonii genome, one window contains:
- a CDS encoding NAD-dependent epimerase/dehydratase family protein: MKVLVTGAGGFIGTVLLQLLQQAGQVGSQPITALAALDRQLPPLPGTVERIEGELQDAQVQARIASFAADVCFHLAALPGGAAEADPALSRRVNLDATLDLFASLVAERAASARPPVVVYASTIAVYGTPLSDPVTPVTPTRPALIYGAHKRACEILLADATRRGQLDGRSLRLPGIVARPRVASGLVSAFMSELMHALAAGEAVTLPVGPQATAWWMSAQRCAENLLHAATMDPALDTDGHSERTWAMPVLRLSMLQMVETLSALYGVDGRTLVRYARQEQVEAVFGRYPVLDDAIARRLGLRDDGSAEELVRRALFPFSCASRTSSFVA, from the coding sequence ATGAAGGTTCTGGTCACTGGCGCAGGCGGCTTCATCGGCACCGTGCTGTTGCAGTTGCTGCAGCAGGCAGGGCAGGTGGGTAGTCAGCCCATCACTGCTCTGGCGGCGCTGGACCGGCAATTGCCGCCGCTGCCCGGTACGGTTGAGCGCATCGAAGGCGAACTACAGGATGCGCAGGTGCAGGCGCGCATCGCCAGTTTTGCTGCGGATGTCTGTTTTCACCTCGCTGCCCTGCCTGGGGGCGCGGCCGAGGCCGATCCGGCCTTGAGCCGCCGCGTCAACCTGGATGCCACGCTGGACCTGTTTGCATCGCTGGTCGCCGAGCGTGCGGCATCGGCCAGGCCACCCGTGGTGGTGTATGCCAGCACCATTGCCGTCTATGGCACGCCCTTGTCAGACCCGGTGACGCCGGTCACGCCCACACGACCGGCGCTGATCTATGGCGCGCACAAGCGCGCCTGCGAAATCCTGCTGGCCGACGCAACGCGCCGTGGACAGCTGGATGGCCGATCGCTACGGCTGCCGGGCATTGTGGCGCGTCCGCGCGTTGCCTCCGGACTGGTTTCGGCCTTCATGAGCGAACTGATGCATGCCCTGGCCGCCGGCGAAGCAGTAACGCTGCCGGTCGGCCCGCAGGCCACCGCCTGGTGGATGTCAGCCCAGCGCTGTGCCGAGAATCTGCTGCATGCCGCAACCATGGACCCGGCGCTGGACACCGATGGTCACAGCGAGCGCACCTGGGCGATGCCGGTGCTCAGGCTGTCCATGCTGCAAATGGTGGAAACCCTCTCTGCCTTGTATGGCGTCGATGGCCGGACACTGGTGCGCTATGCCCGGCAAGAACAGGTGGAAGCCGTCTTTGGCCGCTATCCTGTCCTGGATGACGCCATCGCACGCCGCCTTGGGCTGCGCGATGACGGCTCGGCAGAGGAGCTGGTACGGCGCGCATTGTTTCCCTTCTCCTGTGCTTCCCGGACAAGCAGCTTTGTAGCATGA
- a CDS encoding cyclase family protein: MTASLQARRRHRFVDLSIYLENDVLSDPPPLAPKITYQTHADTLPEFMAMLPGTRPEDYPDGEAAAAEWVTLTTHNGTHLDAPWHFHSTQDAKNGGARPSITIDQVPLEWCFQPGVKLDFRHFPDGYVATAADVEAELRRIGHELQPLDIVVVNTRAGSRYGQQDYLGAGCGMGYEATMYLLERGVRLTGTDAWSWDAPFSYTARRVAETGNKALIWEGHKAGRDIGYCHLEKLHNLEALPGHGFTISCFPHKIRGASAGWTRAVAIFDEP; the protein is encoded by the coding sequence ATGACCGCATCCTTGCAAGCCCGTCGGCGTCATCGTTTCGTCGATTTGTCCATCTATCTTGAAAACGATGTGCTCTCCGACCCGCCGCCGCTGGCACCGAAGATCACCTACCAGACCCATGCCGACACCCTGCCGGAATTCATGGCCATGCTGCCCGGCACCCGGCCCGAGGATTATCCCGACGGCGAGGCCGCCGCTGCCGAGTGGGTGACGCTGACCACGCACAACGGCACCCATCTGGATGCCCCCTGGCATTTTCATTCCACCCAGGATGCCAAGAACGGCGGTGCGCGCCCCTCCATCACCATCGACCAAGTGCCGCTGGAGTGGTGCTTCCAGCCGGGCGTGAAGCTGGACTTCCGCCATTTTCCCGATGGCTATGTTGCTACCGCCGCCGATGTGGAAGCCGAACTCAGGCGCATCGGCCACGAGCTGCAGCCGCTGGACATCGTGGTGGTCAACACCCGTGCCGGTTCGCGCTACGGTCAGCAGGACTATCTCGGTGCCGGCTGCGGCATGGGCTACGAAGCCACCATGTATTTGCTGGAACGCGGCGTACGCCTGACCGGCACCGATGCCTGGAGCTGGGACGCGCCGTTTTCCTACACCGCCCGGCGCGTGGCCGAAACCGGCAACAAGGCCCTGATCTGGGAAGGCCACAAGGCAGGCCGTGACATCGGCTACTGCCACCTGGAAAAACTGCACAACCTGGAAGCCTTGCCCGGCCATGGCTTCACCATCAGCTGCTTCCCGCACAAGATCCGTGGCGCCAGCGCCGGCTGGACGCGGGCGGTGGCGATTTTCGACGAACCCTGA
- a CDS encoding VOC family protein produces the protein MNIIGPDALVFGVGDLPACRQYLRDYGLKDAGGDRFEALDGTAIVLRAEDDATLPPAMGTASLLRETVYGVADVATLDAIEAELRRDREVSRRDGVVRSVDDMGFALAFQLTVRRDLALPSERVNSPGDAQRPPNQLGLPADLPALPRTLSHVVYFVPDVAKAEAFYQRLGFSCTDRFTGVGPFLRPAGTQDHHTLFMIQTPPFMKGCEHFTFHMGGPTEVLLAGTRFVEKGYQSFWGPGRHRFGSNWFWYFNSPLGCHVEYDADMDLHDEQWAAREAPMGADASQLFLFQYREKWAPGSPPPPGAAG, from the coding sequence ATGAACATCATTGGCCCCGATGCCCTGGTCTTCGGCGTGGGTGATCTGCCCGCCTGCCGTCAGTACCTGCGCGACTATGGCTTGAAAGATGCCGGTGGCGACCGTTTCGAAGCCCTCGATGGCACCGCCATCGTGCTGCGCGCCGAGGACGACGCCACCTTGCCACCGGCCATGGGTACCGCCAGCCTGCTGCGCGAAACCGTCTATGGCGTGGCCGATGTCGCCACGCTGGACGCCATCGAAGCCGAACTGCGCCGCGACCGCGAAGTCAGCCGTCGCGATGGTGTGGTACGCAGCGTCGATGACATGGGTTTTGCGCTGGCTTTCCAGTTGACGGTGCGGCGCGATCTGGCGCTGCCTTCCGAGCGCGTCAACAGCCCCGGCGACGCCCAGCGCCCACCCAATCAACTGGGTTTGCCTGCGGACTTGCCAGCGCTGCCACGCACCCTGTCGCATGTGGTGTATTTCGTGCCAGACGTCGCCAAGGCCGAGGCTTTTTATCAACGCCTGGGTTTTAGCTGCACCGACCGTTTCACCGGTGTGGGACCCTTTCTGCGCCCGGCCGGCACGCAAGATCACCACACCCTGTTCATGATCCAGACGCCGCCCTTCATGAAAGGCTGCGAACACTTCACCTTCCACATGGGCGGCCCCACTGAAGTGCTGCTGGCCGGTACCCGCTTTGTCGAGAAGGGCTACCAGAGCTTCTGGGGGCCGGGACGCCACCGCTTTGGCAGCAACTGGTTCTGGTATTTCAATTCGCCGCTGGGCTGCCATGTCGAATACGACGCCGACATGGACCTGCACGATGAACAGTGGGCCGCGCGCGAAGCGCCCATGGGCGCGGATGCCTCGCAACTGTTCCTGTTCCAGTACCGTGAGAAGTGGGCACCGGGCAGCCCGCCGCCGCCTGGCGCGGCAGGCTGA
- a CDS encoding Rieske (2Fe-2S) protein — MYLCHISELPEDGARGFDTAGAGQATIFLLRKGDQLRGWRDFCPHHGTPLPWRRDAYLDTSGQHVVCAAHGARFDPLSGLCTLGPCLGDRLIPVPLRIDDAGGLHVAGGEQI; from the coding sequence ATGTACCTGTGCCACATCAGCGAATTACCCGAGGACGGTGCGCGCGGTTTCGATACCGCAGGCGCAGGGCAGGCCACCATCTTCCTGCTGCGCAAGGGCGATCAGCTGCGCGGCTGGCGGGACTTCTGCCCGCACCACGGCACACCGCTGCCATGGCGGCGCGATGCCTACCTCGACACTAGCGGCCAGCACGTGGTCTGTGCCGCCCATGGCGCGCGGTTCGATCCGCTCAGCGGGCTGTGTACGCTCGGCCCTTGTCTGGGCGACAGGCTCATCCCGGTGCCATTGCGCATCGATGACGCAGGTGGCCTGCATGTGGCCGGGGGTGAGCAGATTTAA
- a CDS encoding SphA family protein, which translates to MKTKHVPARRLAAYAALSVLGAGSMQSALAFESGISPFPTGSTSEYIAALPPIPGVFAVEQFNYSSSNGLYDNQGNKRPIPFKSDAFSSTTRLLASYGVEFLGAKVYSQLVLPLVSLHTEVAGQGETHNGLSNVTVTPLLLRWDVAANTNVTWGFDFALKSGAYDPARTSVAVGYNSYQPVLAIRHNDPDGLDLGISNRLLFNDKNSDTHYRSGSAYVADFIGGWNFGKWKVGVTGSYLNQFTDDSQNGSTITGNRARSFAIGPTVAYNAGSFNINMNYQQGVYAANTAKSNAVWINFAMPLWLDGRH; encoded by the coding sequence ATGAAAACCAAACACGTACCAGCCCGTCGGCTGGCCGCTTATGCTGCCTTGAGCGTTCTGGGTGCTGGCAGCATGCAATCCGCGCTGGCCTTTGAAAGTGGCATTTCGCCATTCCCGACCGGATCGACCAGTGAATACATCGCCGCCTTGCCGCCCATTCCGGGGGTATTCGCGGTGGAACAGTTCAACTACAGCAGTTCGAACGGCCTCTACGACAACCAGGGTAACAAGCGGCCCATTCCGTTCAAGTCCGACGCTTTCAGTTCCACCACCCGCCTGCTGGCTTCCTATGGCGTGGAATTTCTCGGTGCCAAGGTGTATTCGCAACTGGTGCTGCCGCTTGTTTCACTGCATACCGAAGTAGCGGGGCAGGGCGAGACCCACAATGGCCTCTCCAATGTCACCGTCACACCGCTGCTGCTGCGCTGGGACGTGGCGGCCAACACCAATGTCACCTGGGGGTTCGACTTCGCCCTCAAGAGTGGTGCTTACGACCCTGCCCGCACCAGCGTGGCGGTGGGCTACAACTCCTACCAGCCGGTACTGGCCATCCGCCACAACGACCCGGACGGCCTGGACCTAGGCATTTCCAACCGCCTGCTCTTCAATGACAAGAACAGCGATACCCACTACCGCTCTGGCTCGGCCTATGTGGCCGACTTCATCGGCGGCTGGAACTTCGGCAAGTGGAAGGTCGGCGTGACCGGCTCCTATCTGAACCAGTTCACCGACGACAGCCAGAACGGCAGCACCATCACCGGCAACCGCGCGCGCAGCTTCGCCATCGGGCCGACCGTGGCCTACAACGCCGGCAGCTTCAACATCAACATGAACTACCAGCAAGGCGTGTATGCCGCCAACACGGCCAAGAGCAATGCCGTCTGGATCAACTTCGCCATGCCGCTGTGGCTGGACGGGCGGCACTGA
- a CDS encoding FAD-dependent oxidoreductase has translation MTLAAQRILIIGGGFSGMSAAIDLRRRGAHVELVELDAQWRNYGAGISLGPATLRALKQLGVLDAFLREGAAGDGVRLCLPHGPQVAELPTPRLAAPDVPGGGAILRPVLARILADATRAAGTDVRLGCTFTALREVGEQVEVDFTDGQTRRYDLVIGADGLYSKLRAEVFPDAPKPRYSGQAVWRAVLPRPPEIVTATMWLGPRIKPGVNPVSREEMYLFVTEPRPVNDHVDPATFVSHLRGLLEGFSAPVLQTIREQIDDKARIIFRPLEGLLLPRPWHRGRVVLIGDAVHATTPHLASGACIGIEDALVLAEELARHSQVPLALSAFEERRWERCRMVVENSARLGEIEVEGGDKDEHSRIMRESHAALALPI, from the coding sequence ATGACACTAGCAGCGCAACGCATCCTCATCATCGGCGGCGGTTTTTCCGGCATGTCGGCCGCCATCGACCTGCGCCGCCGTGGCGCACACGTAGAACTGGTCGAACTTGATGCCCAGTGGCGCAACTATGGTGCCGGCATCAGCCTGGGACCGGCCACCCTGCGTGCCTTGAAGCAACTGGGCGTGCTCGACGCCTTCCTGCGTGAAGGCGCCGCCGGTGACGGCGTACGCCTGTGCCTGCCGCATGGCCCGCAAGTTGCCGAACTGCCCACGCCACGCCTGGCCGCGCCCGATGTGCCGGGCGGCGGCGCGATCCTGCGGCCGGTACTGGCCCGCATCCTGGCTGATGCCACCCGCGCCGCGGGTACCGACGTGCGCCTGGGCTGCACCTTCACCGCACTGCGCGAAGTCGGCGAGCAAGTCGAGGTGGACTTCACCGATGGCCAGACCCGTCGCTACGACCTGGTGATCGGCGCCGACGGTCTTTATTCCAAGCTGCGCGCCGAGGTCTTTCCCGACGCCCCAAAACCGCGCTATAGCGGTCAGGCGGTATGGCGTGCGGTGCTGCCGCGCCCGCCAGAGATCGTCACGGCCACCATGTGGCTGGGGCCGCGCATCAAGCCGGGCGTGAATCCGGTTTCCCGGGAGGAGATGTACCTCTTCGTCACCGAGCCGCGCCCGGTGAATGACCATGTTGATCCGGCTACCTTCGTCAGCCATCTGCGCGGCTTGCTGGAAGGCTTCAGCGCTCCGGTGTTGCAGACCATACGCGAGCAGATCGACGACAAGGCCCGCATCATCTTCCGTCCGCTGGAAGGCCTGCTTTTGCCGCGTCCGTGGCACCGGGGCAGGGTGGTGCTCATCGGCGACGCCGTACATGCCACTACCCCGCACCTGGCTTCGGGTGCCTGCATCGGCATTGAAGACGCGCTGGTGCTGGCCGAGGAACTGGCGCGCCATAGTCAGGTGCCGCTGGCCCTGTCGGCCTTCGAAGAGCGCCGCTGGGAGCGTTGCCGCATGGTGGTGGAGAACTCGGCCCGGCTAGGCGAGATCGAGGTCGAAGGCGGCGACAAGGACGAGCACTCCCGCATCATGCGCGAATCACATGCCGCGCTGGCGCTGCCGATCTGA
- the pobA gene encoding 4-hydroxybenzoate 3-monooxygenase, translated as MKTSVCIIGGGPSGLMLSQLLHLKGIDTVVLERQSREYVLRRIRAGVLEHGFAELMREAQCGERMDREGEIHDGFIIAHNGKQRRVDLHKYSHGSSVVVYGQTELTRDLYEARDRMNGIVIHHAEDVQLHDLLSANPHVTYRIGDEARRIDCDYIIGADGFHGVSRKSIPQTVLKEYEKVYPFGWLGVLSRTKPVSPELVYAKHERGFALCSLRSQVLSRYYIQVPLSDNIEDWPDDKFWDELKRRLPEDIAARLITGPSIEKSIAPLRSYVAEPMRYGSLFLAGDAAHIVPPTGARGLNSAASDIYYLYHALLAHYQNNDNTGLDTYSEKALARVWKAQRFSWWMTTMLHTFPESNFYDQKLQQTDLEYLFSSEMAQGALAENYVGLPF; from the coding sequence GTGAAAACAAGTGTTTGCATTATCGGTGGCGGCCCATCCGGCCTTATGCTTTCACAACTATTGCATCTAAAAGGAATTGACACGGTTGTCCTTGAGCGGCAAAGCCGGGAATATGTGCTGCGCCGCATTCGCGCCGGGGTTCTCGAGCACGGTTTCGCAGAGTTGATGCGTGAAGCCCAGTGTGGTGAACGCATGGACCGGGAAGGTGAAATTCACGATGGCTTTATCATTGCGCACAATGGCAAACAGCGCCGTGTTGATCTGCACAAATACAGTCACGGCAGCTCGGTTGTTGTATATGGCCAAACGGAGCTGACCCGTGATTTGTATGAAGCACGTGATCGTATGAATGGCATCGTCATCCATCATGCCGAAGATGTTCAACTGCATGATCTGCTGTCCGCCAATCCACATGTTACTTATCGGATAGGTGACGAAGCTAGGCGTATTGATTGTGACTACATCATCGGTGCAGACGGTTTTCATGGTGTAAGCCGCAAGTCAATTCCCCAAACAGTACTTAAAGAATACGAAAAGGTTTATCCCTTCGGCTGGCTGGGCGTCCTGTCCCGCACCAAGCCGGTTTCGCCGGAATTGGTTTACGCCAAGCATGAGCGAGGCTTTGCGCTCTGTTCACTTCGTTCGCAGGTGCTGAGTCGTTACTACATCCAGGTACCATTGAGCGACAATATTGAGGACTGGCCCGACGACAAATTCTGGGATGAATTGAAACGACGTTTACCGGAAGATATTGCAGCCCGTCTGATTACCGGCCCCTCGATAGAAAAATCCATCGCTCCGCTACGTTCCTATGTGGCGGAACCCATGCGCTATGGCAGCCTGTTCCTTGCTGGCGATGCTGCGCATATCGTGCCACCGACAGGTGCGCGCGGCCTTAATAGTGCGGCATCAGATATTTATTACCTGTATCACGCGCTGCTTGCACACTACCAAAACAATGACAATACCGGTCTGGATACATACTCCGAGAAAGCACTGGCACGGGTATGGAAGGCGCAGCGCTTCTCCTGGTGGATGACAACCATGCTGCATACCTTTCCGGAAAGTAATTTTTACGATCAGAAATTGCAACAAACCGACCTTGAATACCTGTTCTCATCCGAAATGGCTCAGGGAGCGCTGGCGGAGAACTACGTCGGATTACCGTTCTAG
- a CDS encoding fumarylacetoacetate hydrolase family protein, translating to MKFATLRDGSPDGRLVLVSRDARSALPVPQVARSLIDAMARWDEVLAALAAHDLALNAGRAEGIIAFDPQQCMAPLPRAPQWLDASAFLNHGRLMEEAFKTPPIPQFDTVPVMYQGASDDFLGPYQEVPLRSEQEGIDFEGEFGVVIGPVAMGATPEEALRAVRLVVQLNDWSLRALGPHEMKTGFGFLQAKPSTSFAPIAVTPDELGEAWRDGRVQMPLHVQWNGERFGQPHGGEMNFSFGQLIAHAAHSRRLTAGCIIGSGTVSNVARTAGSACIAERRVIEKIDLGEIRTGFMRFGDEVRMQACYEDGRPGPFGVVQQRVVEAS from the coding sequence ATGAAGTTCGCCACACTGCGTGACGGCAGCCCCGATGGCAGGCTGGTGCTGGTGTCCCGTGACGCCCGCAGCGCCTTGCCGGTGCCACAGGTGGCCCGCAGCCTGATTGATGCCATGGCGCGCTGGGACGAGGTGCTGGCGGCATTGGCCGCGCACGATCTGGCACTCAATGCAGGCCGCGCCGAGGGCATCATTGCCTTCGATCCGCAGCAGTGCATGGCACCGCTGCCGCGTGCGCCGCAGTGGCTGGACGCCTCGGCCTTTCTGAATCATGGCCGCCTGATGGAAGAGGCGTTCAAGACGCCGCCGATTCCGCAGTTCGACACGGTTCCGGTGATGTACCAGGGCGCCAGCGATGATTTCCTTGGCCCGTATCAGGAGGTGCCGCTGCGCTCGGAGCAGGAGGGCATCGATTTCGAAGGCGAGTTCGGTGTCGTCATCGGCCCGGTCGCCATGGGGGCGACGCCGGAAGAAGCCTTGCGCGCCGTGCGCCTGGTGGTGCAGCTCAATGACTGGAGCCTGCGCGCACTCGGCCCGCATGAAATGAAGACCGGCTTCGGCTTTCTGCAAGCCAAGCCGTCCACCTCATTTGCGCCCATCGCCGTCACGCCCGATGAACTGGGCGAGGCCTGGCGCGATGGTCGCGTGCAGATGCCCTTGCATGTGCAGTGGAATGGCGAGCGTTTTGGTCAGCCGCACGGTGGCGAGATGAATTTCTCCTTCGGCCAGCTGATCGCCCACGCTGCGCACAGCCGCCGCCTCACCGCCGGTTGCATCATCGGTTCCGGCACAGTGTCCAATGTGGCGCGCACGGCGGGCTCAGCCTGCATCGCGGAACGGCGCGTGATCGAAAAGATCGACCTGGGCGAAATCCGTACCGGCTTCATGCGCTTTGGCGATGAGGTCCGCATGCAAGCCTGCTACGAGGATGGCCGCCCAGGCCCCTTCGGCGTGGTGCAACAGCGCGTGGTGGAGGCGTCATGA
- a CDS encoding alpha/beta hydrolase family protein, with amino-acid sequence MFRYFPTNYVWNLSVDLAIEMGARIGEIEAMCAPLQEAARQPDAEGTAAFRATWADMAEKLCSLAAEDEGRGRLLSAGAKYKRAASYLLTCERLQGHGAPGRLELYRRFLEVFQRGIALSGENCERVEIPYEGKVISGLYVRASKVDGPAPLLVQLNGLDSTKEMKYMVGLPGWLAERGVSSLVIDQPGTGEALRLHGLTARFDAEHWARHVVDWLEQRDDVDPTRIGCEGVSLGGYYCPRVVAMEPRFACGVVWGANHDWRDVQKRRLEKEGDFPVPHYWQHVCWVWGAKDIDDFMRIAEDVHLDGVVEKIRVPFLVTHGEKDSQIPLKWAQRTYEQLVNSPKRELKIFTEREGGVQHASFDNSINAGHVIADWVAETLGGRTKA; translated from the coding sequence ATGTTCCGTTACTTCCCGACGAACTATGTCTGGAATCTTTCCGTCGATCTTGCCATCGAGATGGGCGCGCGTATCGGAGAAATCGAAGCCATGTGCGCGCCTTTGCAAGAGGCGGCCAGGCAGCCGGACGCGGAGGGCACTGCCGCCTTTCGTGCCACCTGGGCCGACATGGCAGAAAAGCTGTGCAGCCTGGCTGCCGAGGACGAAGGGCGCGGGCGCTTGCTCTCCGCCGGTGCCAAGTACAAGCGCGCAGCCAGCTATCTGCTGACCTGTGAACGCCTGCAGGGGCACGGCGCACCGGGCCGGCTGGAACTGTACCGGCGCTTCCTGGAGGTGTTCCAGCGCGGCATTGCCTTGTCGGGCGAGAACTGCGAGCGCGTGGAAATTCCTTATGAGGGCAAGGTCATTTCCGGGCTGTATGTCCGCGCCAGCAAGGTTGATGGCCCGGCACCGCTGCTGGTCCAGCTCAATGGACTGGATTCGACCAAGGAAATGAAATACATGGTCGGCCTGCCCGGCTGGCTGGCCGAGCGGGGTGTCTCCTCGCTGGTGATCGACCAGCCCGGCACCGGCGAAGCCCTGCGCCTGCACGGCCTGACCGCGCGCTTCGATGCCGAGCACTGGGCGCGCCACGTGGTGGACTGGCTGGAACAGCGCGACGACGTGGACCCGACACGCATTGGCTGCGAAGGCGTCTCGCTGGGCGGTTACTACTGCCCGCGCGTGGTGGCCATGGAGCCGCGCTTTGCCTGCGGCGTGGTGTGGGGAGCCAATCACGACTGGCGCGACGTGCAGAAGCGCCGTCTGGAAAAGGAGGGCGACTTCCCCGTGCCGCATTACTGGCAGCACGTGTGCTGGGTATGGGGTGCGAAGGATATCGACGACTTCATGCGCATTGCCGAAGACGTGCATCTGGATGGCGTGGTCGAGAAAATCCGCGTGCCTTTCCTGGTTACCCACGGCGAGAAGGACAGCCAGATTCCGCTCAAGTGGGCGCAGCGCACCTACGAACAACTGGTCAACAGCCCCAAGCGTGAATTGAAGATTTTTACCGAGCGCGAAGGCGGCGTGCAGCACGCCAGTTTCGACAACTCCATCAATGCCGGTCACGTCATCGCCGACTGGGTGGCCGAAACCCTGGGCGGGCGGACCAAGGCCTGA
- a CDS encoding MFS transporter, which yields MITSNSKRALAALMLAHCAGMIDLVALPIWVGTLVAHYHFDPMQAGLLASLFLGGAVLASAVLAPYFNPDTARWQAAIGFSLSALLFAVAAQTSHYLLLAALHALCGITTGMSLSVTHGTIARGSNPHRGFALVGIALGVFAILFLGAAPPVVASLGGPVLFYLFAGVMAVGALACALAFPRPESGGLPRVTQPRQPVPRQIWYGIVGIACMGLVQSMTFSFLERVGSDRGFGLNAVTGVLIALGFVNLLPAPLAALLEKRLPARTVLMAGPLVQALLVVVIMTSVHFAPYAAAASVFAAVMIFTHTFAFGLMARLDRSGRAMAATPAMLMTGAAIGPILGGTLVQGWGYASLGPVTLVLGVAASFCFSRLPRSSAVQTQEALA from the coding sequence ATGATCACGAGCAATTCCAAGCGCGCGCTGGCTGCGCTGATGCTGGCGCATTGCGCCGGCATGATAGACCTGGTCGCGCTGCCGATCTGGGTTGGCACGCTGGTGGCGCATTACCACTTCGACCCCATGCAGGCCGGCTTGCTGGCTTCGCTGTTCCTGGGCGGGGCCGTGCTGGCCAGCGCCGTGCTGGCACCGTACTTCAACCCGGATACGGCGCGCTGGCAGGCCGCCATCGGCTTCAGCCTGTCGGCCCTGCTGTTCGCCGTGGCGGCACAAACCAGTCACTACCTGCTGCTGGCTGCGCTGCATGCGCTATGCGGCATCACCACCGGGATGTCGCTGAGCGTTACGCACGGCACCATCGCCAGGGGCAGCAATCCGCATCGCGGCTTTGCGCTGGTGGGCATTGCGCTGGGTGTGTTCGCCATCCTGTTTCTCGGCGCTGCGCCGCCTGTCGTCGCCAGCCTGGGTGGCCCGGTGCTGTTCTATCTGTTTGCCGGTGTGATGGCTGTGGGTGCGCTGGCCTGCGCCCTGGCCTTTCCGCGTCCCGAGAGCGGCGGTCTACCGCGCGTGACCCAGCCTCGCCAGCCGGTGCCGCGCCAGATCTGGTACGGCATTGTCGGCATCGCCTGCATGGGGCTGGTGCAGTCGATGACCTTCAGCTTTCTGGAACGCGTCGGCAGTGATCGTGGCTTCGGCCTGAACGCCGTGACCGGCGTGCTGATTGCACTGGGCTTCGTCAACCTGCTGCCGGCACCGCTGGCCGCCTTGCTGGAAAAACGCCTGCCGGCCCGCACCGTGCTGATGGCAGGCCCGCTGGTGCAGGCCCTGCTGGTGGTGGTGATCATGACCTCGGTTCACTTTGCGCCCTATGCGGCGGCCGCTTCGGTGTTTGCCGCCGTGATGATCTTCACCCACACCTTTGCCTTCGGCCTGATGGCCCGCCTGGACCGCAGTGGCCGTGCCATGGCCGCCACGCCCGCCATGCTGATGACCGGTGCGGCCATTGGCCCCATCCTCGGTGGCACGCTGGTACAGGGCTGGGGCTATGCCAGCCTGGGGCCGGTGACACTGGTACTGGGTGTGGCTGCATCGTTCTGTTTCTCGCGGCTGCCGCGCAGCAGCGCTGTTCAAACCCAGGAGGCACTGGCATGA
- a CDS encoding cupin domain-containing protein, whose protein sequence is MMSFPPIHRVVTGHDAQGRSIVSSDGPLPTIVEVAAIPGTLFHEVWSTSTTPVCVDNGADPTLGALVLSPPEQGTRIRFVDIPPDTAEFLASADSKMHEAFSQIGEAAASTVQADSPHPLMHRTESVDYGIVIEGEMTLVLERGEVALKPGSVVVQRGTNHAWANRSGKPCRMLFVLVDGQYDPAIAAQLSRGNAA, encoded by the coding sequence ATGATGTCCTTTCCCCCCATTCACCGCGTCGTCACCGGTCACGATGCGCAAGGCCGGTCCATCGTCAGCAGCGACGGCCCGCTGCCTACCATTGTTGAAGTGGCGGCCATTCCCGGCACGCTGTTCCATGAGGTATGGAGCACCAGCACCACCCCGGTGTGCGTGGACAACGGTGCCGATCCTACCCTGGGTGCGCTGGTGCTCTCGCCGCCGGAGCAAGGCACGCGCATCCGCTTCGTTGATATTCCGCCCGATACCGCAGAGTTTCTCGCCAGTGCCGACAGCAAGATGCACGAGGCCTTCAGCCAGATCGGTGAAGCCGCCGCCTCCACCGTGCAGGCCGACTCCCCGCATCCGCTGATGCACCGCACCGAATCGGTGGACTACGGCATCGTCATCGAAGGTGAGATGACGCTGGTGCTGGAGCGGGGCGAAGTCGCCCTGAAACCCGGCAGCGTGGTAGTGCAGCGTGGCACCAACCATGCCTGGGCCAATCGCTCGGGCAAGCCTTGCCGCATGCTGTTTGTCCTGGTGGATGGCCAATACGACCCGGCCATTGCCGCTCAACTCTCCAGGGGGAATGCAGCATGA